The following is a genomic window from Rhizobium sp. NRK18.
TCTGTCGACCGACTATGTCTTCGATGGCAGCAAACCCTCGCCCTATGTAGAAACTGACCCGGTTGCGCCCCTCGGTGTCTATGGTCGCACCAAGCTGGATGGCGAGATCGCGCTGGCGGCGGCCACCGAGGATCATGTCATCCTTCGGACCGCATGGGTCTACAGCCCCTATGGGCGCAACTTTCTCAAGACCATGCTGCGGATAGCGGCAACGAGGGAAACGCTCTCCGTCGTCGGGGACCAGGTCGGAAATCCAACGTCTGCTCTGGATATCGCAGATGCGGTGATTTGCATTATCCGGAGCTTGTTATCCAGCCGCGACCATAGCTTGCGGGGCATCTTCCACATGAGTGGAACAGGGCAGGCTAGTTGGGCCGAGTTCGCAGCGGAAATCCTCGCGCAGTCGCGGGGCGCCGGCGGACCATCCGCGGAGATTGTGCCCATATCAACAAGCGAGTATCCGACACCCGCGTGCCGGCCTGCCAATTCTCGGCTTGATTGTGCAAAGCTGGAAGAACTGCATGGCATAAGGCTCCCTCACTGGAAGACATCGATGAACGCGATTGTCGGGCTCGTGCTGGATGACTTACCTGATTGAGCTCTTGATGGGGTAGCCGGATCCACTCTGCAGGCAAACGGACCATGAACTGCGCGGCTGTCAATTCACGAGCAGTCTTTGCCGGCTATGCAACCTTTGGCCACACAACCATTAAGTGTGTAGTAACTCCTGGGATTTAATATCGAAATCGTTGGGGAGACTCCTCTCGCTTTGGAATTGGTCGCAGCCATTGCCGCTTGTCGGGTGAAACGCCCGACGAACACCTTTGGCATGTGACGCCGCACTTTGTATCGCCTTTTGGCGGCGCGGTGGTTCGTTCGGCTCGTGATATCGAGCTTCAGGTGACCCAGGTGTCCACCCGACTGCGTTCCTACGTTTAATCGACAATCGATTTGATCGTTGAGCTTTTCGTCGATCGCGCGTTGCAGCCGGTCACATTTTAGAATGTTGTTTTTGACGGTCTCTGTGCGTTTGGCAGTTAGGGGAGGCCGAGAGGTGTGAATAGTAGCGCCTATGAGGGTCGGATATGCACGTGTGTCAACAAACGATCAGAATCTCGATTTGCAGCTCATTGCCTTGCGGAAAGCCGGCTGTGACAAAATCTACTCGGATCTTGGCATTTCGGGGGCGGGGTTTTCACGGCCCGGCCTGCAGCAGGCGCTGAATGCATTGAATAGTGGTTGCACACTTGTGGTCTGGCGCCTCGACCGATTGGGTCGATCTCTGCCGAGCCTTATCCATCTGGTGGAGGAACTTGGGCGTAGGGATGTCGACTTTCAATCACTTACTGAAAGCATAGACACGCGTTCGTCGGGCGGGAGGCTCATATTCCACATGATGGCCGCCCTGGCGGAATTCGAACGATCTCTCATCAGTGAAAGGACACGCGCTGGCATGGAAGCCGCCCGCATGAATGGAAAGCATCTCGGACGACCGAGGGCATTGAGCATGGCCGACATCATGCAGGCAAGAAGGGCGCTTTCTTCGGGGACACCTCCACAAATCGTTGCGGATACGTTTGGGGTGTCCTCTCGAACCCTGCGTCGCTACCTTCGGACCTCTGAGGGATTTCATTGACGGTAGCCACTTTTGCATTTGGTGAAAAATGAGCAGGGCATTGAATCAATGATCGCCCCAAGGATCGCATATTTGATTGACCCGGACACCTCGAAGATTTGCAAGAAGTCCTTTCGCCGCAATCAGGGTGCGTTCATTGCGGATGCGATCGATTGCGATGTTGTCGATGTCATAACCTATGACAGTGCCCACAGCCTGTATTTCGACGATGCAGGCCTGAGGAACGGATTGAACCATTACATGATGCTGGATGGCTATCCGGACCCCCTGATAGGCAAGCTCCTTCTATTGTCCAATAGTGCGGAGGAGCCTTCCGTCAGCATGCTCGAAGTTGCTGGACGGATACAGCTTTACAAGCCTGTCCTCGATCCGGTCATTGTGGCAACATTGTTTGAGGCGGATGATGTGGTGTTTCATATCAGCGCGGTCGAGAAGTTCACGTCACGCATTGAGCGCTTTGCCATTACTGTCGATACGACGCTATCGCCCTGGCCTTGACTGTTGCCTTCTCTCTGACAAGACGGACCGCGAAGCCGACCTTCCTTTGTCCATCCATCAATTCAACGGGGTCTAACGCAGGTCTCGTGACTTCAACGCGTTCTGCGAAGTCGTCAATCGATACCAGGGGACCGCGCATGGTCTCGCCATCGGCGCCTGCGATCACAAGCTTGCCGAGACCAGGGACCAGAACTCCGTCGATGAAGCAGACACTTGTCGTCGGATCGCGCCGGTCAGGCTTAGCGAAGATGACAATGTGCCCATCGCCTGTCTGCAGCTTCTTCACATTCGACGCATTGAGCAAAAGGGAAACGGCCCGCTCGCTCTCCGATCGTTTGACATGATGTTCTGAAATCGTGGCGGATGTGACATCAATAACATACACTGGAATGGTCATGTTATCATTGGCTCTGCTTTCGGAGCGCTCGTGCAATTGCCTTCGTAGGGCGGCTGAAGTTATTTGACTATCATTGTCGAAATCTGCGTGACAATGCCAGAAATTTGACAAAACACCAATACTCCAAGGTGTTCATGGGCTCACAAAGAGCGACTCATCCCTCAAGTCATTCCGTTGTCTTGCAACTCAGCGAACAAGACCGCCTTTGCAATCGGGGAGGCGCCGGCGTTGCCTGATCAATCTTGTCTTTGCTGCAAACCTCCACCATGCATTAAGACCTGCAAGCCGCTGACAGCCTGCTGCCCATGCGTGACTACCGGTGGGCTTCGCCGGAAGCGGACGTGCGGATGATCCTTGCGCTCGGATCGTTCGAACTGCCTGGATAAGGGCAAGCTTGTTCGGGCGTAGAGTTATCAATGCTGGCAGATACTGGTCTCGTACCTGTTGCGGACCATCTGCTACGGGATGACGGTTCAAATCAGTCAAAGGTGAGGACGCAAGTGAACCTGTCGGATAACGGCAACCCGATCAGGCGCCGTCTCAGAATGTCGTCGGGGCCGGTTGAAAGAAGACGAACTGGCCATTCGAGACCCGGAACATGTCGCAGTTCCTGCGAACCGTTCCGTCGGAGTGTAGTCTGAAGACACCGGCCGCGCCGCGAAAGCCGGAAGGGTTGGTCAGGTGGGCATCATCCAGGCCCTCGCGGCCATATCGCCGCGCTATGCCAAGCGCCATGGCCGTGGCGTCGTAGGCATAGGCGGCGTCGAGACTCACCGGAAATCCGGTTTCGCGCAGATAGCGATCGCCGATACGGTTCTGTATGTTGTAGCCGAAGCGACAGACGAGCGCGCCGGCGAGTTCCGGCGTGCGACGGGCATCGGTCGGGGTCGTTTCGGCTATCACAAGCATCGCCCGACTGGAAGCAGAGCGCCCGTCCTGGATGCTCCTGACGATCTGCGGTGCATTCTTGATGCCCGGAAACAGGACAACAAGATCATAGGCTTTCAGGGATTCCGTTTGCCTGCTGTTCAGGCCTGCAGCATCCACTGAAATCGTCGCAGAGATCGAGCCGCCAAACGCAGCGATTTCGCGCTTTGCGCGGTCCATCTCGCCTTTTGGATAGCCCGGCGGTGCGAGGATCGCGCCCTTGGCGGCGCCTTCGGCCATGGCGAAGGATACCGCCTCGACGATGCCGTCGACCGCATTGGACGAAAACGGATAGGCGCCGGACTTTTGTGGAACATCGCCATTGTCCGCCAGCAAAATTATCCGGGCATCACGCCCTGCAAGCGCGCGTTGAATGTCCGGCAGACTGGATGAGGGCGCGGAGGTGATCAGCAGCTTGATCCCGCTCGAGCCGAGCCTTCGGGTTGTGGCTTCCACCTCGCCTGGCTTGTCTCCGACCTGCGCGACCTGCATGGAAAACTCGCCGCCCGCGAGATCACGAATGGCCATGGCGGCGCCGGCACGTCTGTCCCGTTCCGCCTGGCTTGTCGCCTGGTTGTCCGGCAGATAGCTGAGGTAGCCGATGAGGGGATCGCCCGCGCCTATTGTCTCGCTTTTCGGCTGTGGACCCGTGGCCTTGGCCGTCGCATTCGCCGACGGAGCCGTGACGCCCTCGGCGATGTCACCGGTCTGGCAACCGGTGATAACGGCCAAGGCAAGGCCTGTGGCCAGCAGCAAAGCCTCACGCCAACGGTGTCCGTGGATGGTCAATTTCATCTGCCGGACAGTCTGCCAGAACCCTCTCCAAGACACCGTTTGCCTGGCTTCCCTAAACATGCCGATGCTTGAATTCCGTAAATTGTCTCTCGGAAAGCTCCTCCGTACAGGCCTCGAGGACCTATCTGTGCCTCTTGGTGTTGAAGCTCGCCCGCATCACGCCTCTCAGGATACGCGTGGCCCTCAACAGGTCGGTATCAGAGACCTGCCACGACAAGATGCACCTGCAGATTTGTGTCCGTCCGCCTGGCAAACGCCGAGGGCAGGAGGGATCGATGACGGCAGCGAAACAGATGAAGCTCTGACGTGTCGGGATACGCATCATGTCTCGCACCCGAGCCGCTTCGGCATCCATGCTTTCAGGCCTTTGGCGACGTCGACTTTGAGCTTGACCGATGGCGTTCAAACGCCCTCAGAAAATCAAATAAAATACAAAATGTGAAAACTTGGGGCTTCTGGTAAAATGATGACGTGCAAAAAGATATATAAATTGCAGATATTTAACTTAATACTCCAGATTTATGTCGCCGCAAGCTTCAAAAAATGTGGACATTTTTGTATCCCATGATAGCTTCCGGGTGGGCTGGCTACTGATCGGTCCCGTCGCCGGGAGGGTGGCGTCAATTTGCGGAGGAATTCATGAGAAAAAGAATTGTAGCAGGCATTGTGAGTGCGCTTGCCTTGATCGCGGCGGGTCCGGCCCTGGCGGAATATCCGGATCGTCCCATTACAATGATCGTTGCTTACAGCGCTGGCGGTGGCACCGATATTGCTGCCCGGACACTCGTCCCCTATGTCGAGAAGCATCTGGGCGAGGGCGCATCAATTGTCGTCGTGAACCGGCCTGGCGCAGGCGGTGAAATCGGGTTTACGGAGCTGGCGAAATCGGCGCCCGACGGCTACACGATCGGCTTCATCAATACGCCGAACCTGATCACGATTCCCATTCAGCGCAAGGCTCGCTATTCGCTGTCCACGCTGAAGCCGATTGCCAATGTCATCAACGACCCGGGCGCATTCAGCGTTGTTCCGGACAGCCCGTACAAGACGCTGGACGAGTTGGTCGCCTATGCCAAGGAGCATCCGGGTGAGGTGACCTATGGTACGACAGGCCTCGGCTCCGACGACCATTTGGCGGCTCTTGCATTTGAAGCAGCCGCTGGGGTCAAGCTGTCGCATGTGCCGTTCAGTGGAAACGCAGATGTGCGCGCTGCCGCCTTGGGCGGGCATATTGCCATCGCGGACATGAACATCTCGGAAGCGATTTCGGACGTCGAGGAAGGTTCGCTCATTGCGCTTGGGCAGATGGCGGAAAAGCGCTGGGACAAGGCGCCCAATGTCCCGACATTCAAGGAACAGGGTTATGACGTGATCTCCGGGTCGCAGCGCGGCATAGGCGCTCCGGCAGGCGTTCCGGATGACATTGTTGCAAAGCTCGCCGAAGCCGTGCGGGCGGCAGTCAACGATCCTGATTTCCAAGCCCGCGCCAACGAGCAGAAGCTCGCGCTCGACTATATGGATTCCGCAGCCTTTACCGCCGCACTCGAGGGGATGCAGAAACAGTACGAAGCGCTCTGGGCAAAGGACCCTTGGGTTCAGCAGTGACTTGAATGACGAGGGGCGACTGGGAGGTTGCCCCTTACTGCTGTTCATTTCGAGGTTGCACTATGGGAGGCAGACTTATGCGGCGACTACACCTGGAAATTTTGGCTGGCCTGATTGCCGGCGGCGTCCTCTTGATATTCTTCATGCAGGCCATGGGCTATCGAGGCGGAAGCGGAATGATGCCGAGATCCGTCTTGATCCTGGCGCTGGCTCTCACGGCGATCTGGATATTTCAAAGTGGTCTCGGGCTGCGAAGACATGCGGGATCTCCCATACAGTGGAACCAATTCGCAATCTGGCGTTTCGTCGCGCTTTTCGGCGGCACGGCAATCGCTGTGATGGGCATCTCGACGCTTGGATACTTCACCAGCGCCGCCATCATTCTGCCTTTGGTCGCTATGGCGATCGGATATCGCAGGCCGCTGCCGATCGTCATCGCAACCGTCGCCTTCGTGGCAGTTCTGTTTTCCGTTTTCCACCTCTTGCTCAATATCCCGCTTCCCCCGGAAGCCATCCTCTCGATCGGCAGTTAACGCGATGTTCGAAATCCTGAATCACATTCTCTCCGCGTTGCCGCAGATGTTTACCCTGCCCGTGATGCTTGCGATGATTGTCGGCACAGCCGTTGGCATTGCCGTTGGGGCATTGCCGGGACTGTCTGCCACCATGGGCATTGCGGTGCTGATACCGCTGACCTTCTCCATGGATCCCTTGCCGGCTTTGGCGATGATGGCCGGCATCTACAATGGGGCGATGTATGGAGGCTCGATTCCGGCGATCCTGTTGCGGATCCCCGGCACGCCAGCGGGAGTGGCGACCGTATTCGACGGCTACCCGATGGCCCAGAAAGGGCAGGGGCGGCTTGCGCTGAGAATTTCACTGGCCTCGTCGTCCATCGGATCGGCAGCCAGCGCGGTCGCCTTGCTGTTGTTGGCGCCACCCCTTGCAATGGTCGCGCTTAAATTCAGCCCCGCAAACTACTTCTGGCTTGCGGCATTCGGCCTTATGACCATTGCAGTCCTCTTGTCCTCCAATCCTGTCAAAGGACTGATCGCGGCCTGCCTCGGGTTGCTGATCGGCATGATCGGCATTGATCCGATTTCCGGAATCGAACGATTTTCCTTCGACCATGTCGAACTCCTCAGCGGAATTGACATCATCGTCTTGCTGACGGGCCTTTATGCCATTCCTCCGGCCATCGATCTCGCCATCAGGCCGCCCAAGCTTGGAGAGAGCCAGCGCGAACTCGATGGGAGACCTGACGGATTTCGCTGGTCAAGCCTGATCCCCGTCTGGCTGAAGGCATCACTGATCGGTATTGTCACAGGGATCATCCCGGCGCTTGGCGGCAATATTGCAGCCGTCTTTGCATGGAACGAGCAACGCCGTGGCGACCCCGATAAGGAGAAATACGGAAAAGGCGCGCCTGAAGGTGTCGCCGCTCCCGAGTGCGCCAATAATGCCGATACCGCAGCAACGCTCATTCCGGCGTTGACGCTCGGTATCCCCGGCAGCGGCGTTGCCGCGGTCATGCTTGGAGCCTTGCTGGTGCATGGACTGGTTCCGGGGCCGCAGCTTTTCCGCGAAAGTGCCGACATTACCTACGGCTTCATGCTGTCGATGCTGTTTACGGCCGTCTTGATGTATTTTCTTGGATTGGTTGGCGCAAAAGGCTTCATCTACATTCTGAGGCTTCCCTCTCAGCTGTTGGCCCCGATGATTATGCTCATGTCGGTCGTGGGTGTTTACGCCATTCACAACAGCCTGTTCGAAGTGTGGATGATGCTCGGCTTCGGCCTCCTGGGCTACGCAATGGAAAAACTGGACATTCCAACCGCGCCAACCGTTCTTGCCGTCATCCTCGGCCCGATGGCGGAAGAAGCGCTGCGCCGCACGCTCCTGATCTCCGGTGGCAGCTTCGGTGCTTTGTTCACCGGAGCGATTTCCTGGATGATGATCTGCCTGATCGCCTTGTCTTTCGGAATTCCAGCATTCCGCCTGTTCCGCAAGCGCAGGGACGCGTCAAGCGATGGATCCGCTCATCATGGCGCCGCCAGTTCGTGATGCCGGAGAGGCGAAGACGTCGCGATCTTCGCCTCTGCTCTCTGCCGTTATCGATTTCTTCACCGGCTGAAAGCTTGTCGGCGACGCGTTTCACAACGTCATGATTTGGGTGGCTCCACCCCGCATCTCTCGGAAAGCGCCAATCGGCGACTTGTTCGGTGCGCGACGAATGCCTTGTGATAATTTTGGATACAAAAACTGGTGTTTGCGAGCTTTCGAAATTTGTACTCAAGGTGAAATCATAAGGATTTTCTGTAATTTACGGAAATAAATGGAGAGAAATCGAAAATGGAGGTTTGTTCGTTTGTCTGTCGCTTGCATTTTTGGTCTTTTTTTGTATTTATTTTGCTGGACCTGATGCAGTCAGGCGGCGCAGCCGACGGGAAGCCGATGAGGCTATTTCGAGATCTGTGAGCGGTGGTTGCTCCCGTGGAATCAAGTCCCGCCGCTTTGTGCGTCAGGCGCGAATACTGGATGGATATCAATGATATGCGGCACGAAATTCGATCGAACTCCGGAGTTGCTCCAGGCAGAGCTATTCCAGGCAGTCGCCTTCTGCCCCGCCTTTCCGAGCGCGTGGCATGAATAAGCGTCCCGTAATCCACGTGGTGGACCCCATCCACCAAGACGTCATTGAATTCCTGAGGCAGCAGGCCGTTGTTCTGACCCCGGAGGTTTCGTTTCCATCCGACTGTGACGCGGTCATCGTGCGAACCAAAGCCATCTCAGCCAAAGATCTCGCGGCCTGCCCGAACCTGAAGATAATCGGAAAGCACGGCTCCGGGCTGGATGCAATTGACGTCGATGCTGCGAATGCACGTGGTGTGACTGTGTTATCGACACCGGGCGCCAATGCCGAATCTGTCGCCGATCTCGCAATATGTTTTGCGTTGGCACTGATCCGCAACTTGCAACGCCTGAGTTCGGCCACCAAGGAAGGACGGGCTGCAAGTGCAGACGAGAAGAATGGCTATGACCTTGGAGAGCTCGAGGCGGGCATCTTTGGCCTCGGTGCAGTGGGCCGCGCCACCGCCCGCCGGCTGAGCCAGGGTTTCGGCGCAGATGTTCACGCCTACGACCCGGGTATCGCGGAAGAGCAATGGCCGGCAGGCATCCGGCGCGCCCGGAGCCTGGATGACATCCTGAAGAATTCGAGAATTGTCTTTCTGCATGCTCCGCTGCTGCCGTCGACAAGGAATCTAATCGACGCTGCCGCGCTGAAGCTCATGCCCAAGGGTTCGTATCTGGTGAACTGCGCACGGGGCGGGATAGTGGACGAGGCTGCGTTGGCATCTGCATTGCTGAGCGGCCACTTGGCCGGCGCTGCTTCGGATGTCTTCGCGGTCGAACCGCCAGAGCCCAGCAATCCGCTTCTGAGCTGCCCAACCTTTATTGCCACGCCCCATGTTGGCGGGGCGACCAACGGTGCCTTGCGGCGCGTGGGCCAGTCGATCGCGGAACAGGTTCTTTCAAGCCTTGGCCGCTCGAACTCGCCGGCTCGGTATTCATAACTTCCAAAATCCAAGGAGACTGAAGATGACGATCGGATTTACGATCCATAAGCGGAAGACGAAAGTAAGTTCCGAGTTGGCGATGCGCTTTGCGAAATTGCCGGTAGCCAATATCTCTGATTCGATGAGCCGGATCACTGCCGCAGGACCGCGGCTTCGCCCGTTCCACGCAAAAGGCAAGGTTATGGCTGGCGCTGCCCTGACGGTCAAAACGCGACCCGGCGACAACCTTCTGGTTCACAAGGCAATCGATATGGCGGAACCAGGCGACGTGATCGTTGTCGATGCGGGAGGGGACCTGACCAATTCCATCATGGGTGAAATCATGGTCTACCTCGCACAGGAGAAGGGTGTGGCGGGATTTGTCATCAATGGCGCGATACGCGACATCGACGAAATCCACGATTCCGGAATCGGCATGTTTGCCGCCGGTGTCACACATCGCGGGCCTTACAAGGACGGCCCAGGCGAGATCAATGTGCCCGTGTCGATCGACGGCATGGTGGTCAATCCCGGCGACCTTATAGTGGGAGACTGCGATGGCGTCGTTTGCGTACCGCAAGAGCAGGTCGAGGCATTGCTCATCGCTGCTGAGGCAAAGCAGGCCGCAGAAAAGCGCGAGATTTCCGCTATTCGTGATGGAAGCGTCGACCGCACCTGGGTTGACAAGCTGCTCGATTCACGCGGCGTCGAATACGTCAATTGAATTTGTTCCGGCCATTTGGATTGGAGTGCAGCATCGCAACGGTGATGCTGCACTTTGATTGCAGATGCGCTGACATTGAGGCGGATACCTGCTTGTGGAGATCCGATCCGCCGATTGTCCCCAAGTTGCAAACGGCAGTTCTTCGTTGTCAGCGTCAACCCGTCTGATTGGAGCCTTTTTCCCGGCGTACCTTGCGAAAGCGCTCCATCGCGGCACAGAGGTGCGAGGTAACTGCCGATCGTGCCCAATCCGCATTTCGGGACCGCAGCGCGTTGATAATCTCGGTGTGCTGCCGGACACTCTCCAGGGCATCGGCGTCCGAGTATATGAAGAAGCCACCGATCACGAGCGGATATTCGAGCAGATTGCTGCCGAACATCCTGAGTTTGGCGCTTCCACAGGCATAATAAAGCGCCATGTGAAATTCGAAATTGGCGGCCTGAACTTCATCAAGATAGGCTTTGGGCTTGTCCCGTATTGCCGCTGCAATTCTCGAATTCAGCGCATCCATATGGGCAATCTCGTCTTCGGTGATATGCCGTGTCGCCCAAGCCGCGGCCTGCCCTTCCGCAAGCACGCGAAGCTCGAATATCTCCTCGGTGTCGATGTCACGCCATTCGGTGACAATTGCTCCTCGCTTTGGAGCGGCCTCCAGCAGACCCTCGGCAACAAGCCTTTGTATCGCTGCCCTTACAGGTGTCCTGCTCACTCCGAGTTGAGCCGCAACATGCTCTTCTTTGAGCTTTTCCCCAGGACTGAAATGCCCAGCGATCAACCGCCGCCTGATTTCGTTATGGACCTGGTCGCTGATGCTCATTCGCTTCCCTCAATTTTTGCCTTTTTTCGGAAATCCGAAGTGCTGCGATCTGATATGTTTACTTTCCACGACCAATCGGGCGCAAGTGTTTTCGCCGTAAATTGCCGGGCGTAACTCATGGGTTGAGCCATTGCCGAACCGCCATAACAGAGTCCAGTTCAAAGCACACTGATCCGATAGCTGGCCCTGCAGACGGGCACACTCAGACACGTTGCAGTCTATCCGGTGACAGCTCATCCAGGCGGTTAATTCCCAGCAAGGCCATGCTGGTCAGCATCTCGTTTTGAAGGAGCCGGAATGCGTGGCTCACTCCGGGCGCACCGCGCACCGATGCCGCAAAAAGGAACGGCCGACCAATGAAGGCGAAATCTGCCCCGAGCGCTATCGCTTTGAGGATATCCGTTCCGCGCCTGATGCCACCATCAATCAGAATTGCCAGATTGCTTGTCGCCGCGCGAATTTCAGGCAGCACATCCAACGGGGCGACGCAGGCATCAAGCTGCCGCCCGCCGTGGTTGGATATGATGACGCCGTCAACGCCCAGCTCCTCTGCCCGACACGCATCGGCAACCGATAGCACGCCCTTGAGGATGAGTTTACCGGGCCAGATCTTCCGGATGAAACGGAGGCTTTCCCAAGTGAGCTGATCGCGGCCGAGAATGGAGCGGGTCAGCGTGCTTGAAAATAGCGGCGGACCTTGTTCGGCATCCATGTTTTCGAAGTAGGGCATGCCGCGTTGGAGGATCTCTCGACCCAAGGTTCCCAAAGTCCAGGATGGTTTGGAACAAAACTGCCATGTCAGCCGGCCCGTGAGGCGGAATGGTGCATCAAAGCCGTTGCGGGCGTTGTTCTCCCGGTTCCCGGCGACAGGCACATCCGCCGTCACGACAAGGGTCTCGAACTGGGCTCGCTTCAAGCGCTCGATCAGGGCGGAAATACGTCCCTCGTCCCCGGGGACATAGCATTGAAACCAGCGCGACCGGCCCTCGGATGCAACGCGCTCCAAAGGTGTCAGCGATGCAGCGCTGCAAATTGCAATGCTGCCGAATTCATGTGCGGCGCGCGCCAGCGCCACATCGCCGTCATATGCTGCAAGGGCGCTGAAGCCCATGGGCGCAATTCCGAAGGGAACGGCGAAAGCTTGGGAAAAGAGCTCGGTGCGCGTGCTTCGTGCCGACACATCACGCAACACTGATGGAACGAATGCCATCCGCTCATAGGCGGCGCGGGCATTGTTCATGCTGGCTCCAGTCTCCACGCTTCCGTCCACATAGCCGAAGATCGGCACCGGCAAGTGCCGTTTGGCAGAGAGACGGAAATCCTCGAGCGAAAGAAAGGCGCGCAGGTTCCTGGGCACAGTCGACGCTGTCTTCCGGGCTATGATTGCGGGCGGCGTTTTTGCCAATGCAGTATTCCGATCCAATTCGAGGTCCCGTAGACTTTAGAGCCTTCAGACCTTTGATTAGCACATTCCTTTCCGGCCAAGGTCAACGACATGGACGGGCCTGGATCAGTCGTGTTTATGACAACTCGTCGAACCGAAACCGGTCCGGACACGCCATGCAGAACCTTCGCCGGGGACTTTCGTGACCCAAGTCATTCATTTGTAAAGCCGCGACGGGTTGAGGCTTAGGATCTGCCGCATGTTGCTTTCGCTTCCTGCCGCAGCCTCCACAAAGCCCGCCAATTTTGCCATCGATGGCTTTTGACGCTCCGTCACGTGTGGCCAGTCACTCCCCCACACCAGTCGGGTCGGATCCACGGCCACCAGGGACTTTGCGACCCCACGACTGTGCTCATAGGACCCATCGGCATCCGGTTCATGATAGGGGCCTGACAGCTTGACCCAGACGTGATCTGACTCAAACAGTTTCGTCAGGCTTTTTCGATCAGCAGTGTGTGTAGGTGTGCACCGACCTAGGTGATCAAGGACAAGTGGTGTCTTCAGGCTTCGCAGCATGCCGGAATAGCGCTCAAGAAAATCAGCCTTGATATGCAGCTGAACGTGCCACCCAAATTCGCTGATAAGTTCCGAGATCCGTGGCAAATCCTGGATGTCTGTCGCGCCTGCCTGCACCTGATTGAAGCGGACACCGCGCACACCCAAACCATGCCACCTGGCGAGAATGGCCGGTTCGCAGTCCGGCTTGATCACACAGATCGCGCGATAATTCGGACCAAGCTCTTCCAGGGCGCGTAGTGTTACCCCGTTATCGGTTCCATAGATCGATGGCTGAACAATCACGCC
Proteins encoded in this region:
- a CDS encoding alpha-hydroxy acid oxidase; this encodes MAKTPPAIIARKTASTVPRNLRAFLSLEDFRLSAKRHLPVPIFGYVDGSVETGASMNNARAAYERMAFVPSVLRDVSARSTRTELFSQAFAVPFGIAPMGFSALAAYDGDVALARAAHEFGSIAICSAASLTPLERVASEGRSRWFQCYVPGDEGRISALIERLKRAQFETLVVTADVPVAGNRENNARNGFDAPFRLTGRLTWQFCSKPSWTLGTLGREILQRGMPYFENMDAEQGPPLFSSTLTRSILGRDQLTWESLRFIRKIWPGKLILKGVLSVADACRAEELGVDGVIISNHGGRQLDACVAPLDVLPEIRAATSNLAILIDGGIRRGTDILKAIALGADFAFIGRPFLFAASVRGAPGVSHAFRLLQNEMLTSMALLGINRLDELSPDRLQRV
- a CDS encoding amidohydrolase family protein, whose product is MTNFLTLTKSETTAVWDAHFHILDGAAPVSPLAVLPNKTASIKQYRRMATGLGLTHGVIVQPSIYGTDNGVTLRALEELGPNYRAICVIKPDCEPAILARWHGLGVRGVRFNQVQAGATDIQDLPRISELISEFGWHVQLHIKADFLERYSGMLRSLKTPLVLDHLGRCTPTHTADRKSLTKLFESDHVWVKLSGPYHEPDADGSYEHSRGVAKSLVAVDPTRLVWGSDWPHVTERQKPSMAKLAGFVEAAAGSESNMRQILSLNPSRLYK